A segment of the Micromonospora sediminicola genome:
CTCGCGGAGGGTGCTCAAGCGCCCCGAGCGTTTCGTTTCCGTTGAGCAGAATGAAGGTGTTGGCGAGTGCTTGGTTGAGTGCCGCCGGCGTTGTGCTGGAATCCCGCACTAGCTCCGACAGATGCAAAAGCATGTTCGCCTTGGCCAGGATATTTGTATCTACGTCTACTTCAACGCCGACCAGCTTCACTCGCTGCCGCGGCTTCCCGTCGACAAATTGAATATTGCCGGGAAGTGCATCGGCGAAGAGAAGGGGCTCGAGAAGGAAGCCGCCAACGCCGGCAGCCGGGTCTAGCACAACGGAGTCGTCCGGGAGTGAACTAAGTTGTGCCATCTTGACCATCGACTTGACGATATTTCGAGGCGTGAAGAATTGCCCTAGGCGCTGCTGACGGGCGCTGCGCCTGAGGAACATTTCGTATAGCCGCAACTTGAATTCGGGGTCGATGTTTGTCAGCGAGCCGAACTCCTGGAATGCGTCAAGAATTTCGCAGAAGGTTCGGTTGTAACTAGAGACGGTGACGGTCGACGACGACCGAAGAAAGGCGAAGCCGTTGATGATTGACGTGTGTGAGGTGATCGTGGCAAGACCAAAGAGCTCCGACACCTTGTCGTCATCGACTATTAGGCGATCGGCAAAAATCTGCTTGACTCTTGGTCGGATGGAGTTGACGTAGTATTCGATTTGCGAGGTGCCTTTTTGCTGCTTGAAATCCTCGGGGTCGAGGAGCAGTGCCTCGAAACGAAAATCTGCAGGGAGGACCGACAGCGGAAGGTTATCGCTGAGGAACTTGAGCATGAAGATCTCAACGAAGGTCAGGAGGCAGTCTTTCGGCTCGGCCTTGGTGGCGTGCCAGATGGTCTGCCAAACCGTCTCCGCGAGGCTTTTGGGGTCGCGAACCAAGCCGGACTCGCCACGGTGCAGATCGGCCAGGACTGCGGGGCTCAAGTCTCGGACTTCGTCGAACTCGACAACCTCTCCGGATGTCGCCGAGGTCGCAGCGTCAAGATATCGAAAACGGCTGCCGTCGGTGGTGATCGCTATGCCCACACCCATCGCGAGAGCGGCGACGATAGCCTGCTCGGCCGCTTCCTGAGCCTCCTCCTCGCTTCGGAGCTTCGACCTGTCCTTCCACTCGGCGACGGCGATGGGGACCAGGCGGCTATCCACTCTTTGGAGGTAGACCGCATCGGGACGACACGTGCTTGGCCTCTTGGGCGGCTTGTACCTTTTGGTAGGAAAACTGATGTTAGCGGCAGGGGTGAAGTCGAGCCCGAGCTGCGCGAGGGTTGAGACGGTTGTCGAGCCCAGCTCAAGCAGCTCGAAGTCTCCAAAGCGCTTGCCGCGTAGGCCGTTAGGGGTGAGGTACCCCTTCTTGACGATCTCTTCCTTGCTCACATCATCTCCACGCCGACTCGGTGATCAGAGTGACTGTAGTCGCGGGGCTGGCGTTGTCGTGATCCGCGCGCTGCTCGGTGCACTGGAAGGAGCAGGCGCTCGTCGCTGTGGCCCTTGACGCAAGGGCTCCGGAACACCCTGGGGGGGGGCCATCGAGCAACGGGGAAGCTCAGTAGGAGTGGACGAAGGCGGGCAGCAGATGGGCGCCAGCGGGCGAGAAGACAGCGGCGTCCCGTGCACGAGGACGCCGCTAACGGACGAGCATGAGACAATCCACACTCGTTTGACTGTGCCGCAAGCCGCCTAGGGGGTAACAGTTGAGTCCGACTAGCCCGCGAGCCGGCCACGGGGACGTGGCCCTGCAGGTGCGTCAGGTAGAAGCGTTCCTTCAATCGGTGTACGTAGACGGCGGCTTGCTGGACCTCAGCGACCTTGAGGGCAAGTCGGACGAAGAGCGCGAGCCCCGGACGTTATCGAGGGCCTTGGCCGCCCAGGCGGTCAGGATAGTCACCGGCTGGACTCCGCAGGAGGCTTCGCTCGTCGTCATCGACGGTATGGCGGACCAAGGTATAGACGCGATCGCGGTCGTGGATGGGGCGGATCCGCATGTCTACCTAGTGCAAGCAAAGTGGAGCAAGACAGGGAAGGCTAACTGCGATCGGTCGGCGGTAATGGAACTGCTTACCGGATTGCGGCTTATCGACGACGAGGACTTCGCACCATTCAATCCCCGTGGCCAGCAGCTGGCCGAGCGGGCGAAGAATGTCATGGCTAGCGGACCGGTGCCGGTTACGCAAGTCATCGCACTGATGCGCGCTGAGGAGGTGACCGCTGGCTTCCGCGTGGCCATTGAGAACGGGGAGACTGAGTTCAATCGCCACGGCGGCGTGCTAGGTCATCGAATCATCCTGGCCTCCGAGGTGTGGACTTCGGTTCGGGAGGATATAGCGCCAAAGCCAGTTGAACTGGCGGCTGACTTATTTCCGTGGTTTGCCATCAGCACCCCATACGAGTCGTACCAAGGTGTTGTTGAGGCGGAGCAGGTGTCGCAGTGGGTTACTCATGGCTCAAGCCTTTTCAGCCTTAATATTCGCAATCCCCTCGGCAGGACGCCGATCAACAATGAGATTATCGATACCCTCAGTCGGGAGCCGGCCCACTTCTGGTACTTCAATAACGGGGTAACGATCCTTTGTGAATCGGCCGAAAAGGTTCAGCAGTCCATGCGTTTCCCGCAATCGCGTCCGCTCAGCTTGACGCTGCGCAATGCCAGCGTCGTGAACGGAGCTCAAACCGTTCGTTCAGTCGCTGAAGCCGTTGCTGCTGATGAGGCCGCTGCTTCGGCCCAAGTCGGCGTGCGCATCATTGTTACGGGTAAAGCTGTCGACTTCGCTAAGCAGGCTACCCAAGCCACCAATCGCCAGAACCGCGTCGAGGCGAGGGACTTCATCGCGCTCGATCCGATCCAAGCCGCCATTCTTGAGGAAATGCGAGCCGAGCTAAGGCTCGAGTACAGCGTGCGCCGCAGCGAGCTGGAGCCACAACCGGACACCGGCTGCTCCGTCGTTGAGGCTGCATGCGCACTGGCTTGTGCTCATCCTGATAGCCAGTACGCCGCCCGCATCGCGACTACTCTTGATGTGCTGTGGGAGCGGGGTTCGCAGGGTATCTACGATGCCCTGTTCCGGCCGCAGCCTGGTGTCTATCTGCTTTGGAATGCAGTGCAGGTGCTGAGGCAGGTTAGGCGAACCCTCCACGAGTTGCGCCCACGCTACGCAGGGCGCGGTGCTGCCTTGGCCGAGTACGGCGTATATCTCCTTGCGCACCTCGTATTCCGCCGTCTCGATGCCGATGCAATTGACGAGCCCGATCCGAATCTCGAATGGGCGGAGCGCTCCGTCCACGAGACAAAACAGCTGGTTCGGGAACTGTTGCCCATTGTCGCTGGTGTGATCGATGAGCTCTACACAGAGCGTTCGCAGATCCGATCCGTTTGCTCGGATGTAGCCCGCTGCCGGGAGATAACACGGCGAGTGCTTGGCGGTCCGGGACCAGACCACCTCCCAGACCCGAACAAATACCGCCGGGTGCCGGCTCAACGCAAGCGCCGCCCGAATGCTGTCTCCGTTATCATAGATAAAGCGGTTCTCGCCGAGGGAGAAGCCCTCACGCTTTCGCCCCGTAACCGGTTTGAAGTCGAGGCATTGAAGGGTTGGCTCGCCGCGGATCCGAAGCGTGCACGGGCTACTTGGACCCCGCATCGCACCAAACCGATTGTTTGGGCAGCGGATGGCCTGCAATACTCACCGTCCGGCCTGATCTCTCGTATGTGGGAGCTCGCTCAATGGGAAGACCGGCCTATGGCGAACCAAGGAACCGCGCGGTGGGCAATTAGCACGGGTGAGACTCTGGCCGAGCTGGCGTGGCGTGCCCTTGGCGAACTTGAGTCGTCCGAGGAAAGTGCCTGAACCGGGGGCGACCTGACATCAGTCGGTGACATCAACGGTGGCGGCCGAGGCCGGACCAACGCGGACGGTTGTCACCTCTCGCCGAAAGCGCCTTGTAAGCGAGGTGCCACACGATCGATGGTCGGCACGAGCCGGCAGTCGGCAGGATGGGTCCGCATCCCACCGACGTCGAGCAGAGGCTCGACACCGAGTCGCGGTCGGTTACCGTGGCGGTCAGTCCATGCCGGCGCACCTCATCCCTGGCTGTCAGTGCCAGGAGGCTCGTTGATGACCTCGATTAGGGCCTCGAGGTCCTTCTGCCGGGCCAGCATCTCAGCGAGTGTTGGCTCGTTCATGTCGCCGTCCTTGACGTTGATCGTGTTGTAGTCGACCTCCAGGTTCTCTGCCAGCCGGGCCGCCCTCTCGCGCACTGCCTTCGTCGGGTGGGTTGCGTGCAGCTTACGGAGGTCGCGGATGACGTCACCGACGTCCGCATGCCCGCCGGATGGCAGATGGGCTGGAAACATGTCATGGTCCAGCCCGTACTTTTCCACAGCCTCGTAATAGATCCAGGCCAACGCGTTGCCAGCCAACTCAGCGGCCTCTTTGCGGGCCTCAAAGTGGGCCTGCTGTTGCAGCATCGCCTGTTGGTGTCGGTGATCCACCTGCTGGCGTTCGCGCTGGCCTTCCAGGTCCAGCTTCTGGCGCTCCCGCAGCCCGTCCAGTTCCAGCTTTTGGCGGTCCCCTTGGCCCGCCAACTCCAGCCGCTGTCGTTGGCTCTGCTGCCTGCCAGTGAGCTTCAGGTTCCAGCGATCGAACGCACCCGTCAGAGCTCCGCCCAGAAGTCCCGACACGCCCATCAAGCTGACCCATCCGGTCCAGTCTGGCAACGGCACGTTGTCTCCTCGTTAGGCGTCGAAGGATAGGCACCACTCCAGCCGCCAGCTTGCCGGGCACCGATGCGGGCGGCAAGGGCCTCAACCTCGTTGCCGCCGATCCTCGCGCAAACGGGTTCTCGTCACAGGGCTAGGAGGAGGTCGAAGACAAGCGGAGTCAGCAGGGAGTCAGCAAAATGCTCGCCACGCGGCGATGACAGCCGGAAAGAGACACATGCCAGGCGAGCGTGAGCGCAACCGACGTGGTCTGCCGACACTGCTTGACAACCAGGACCAGGCTCCCCCCGACGGGGGTCGTCCCCTCTGGGCGACGCGCTGTGCCTGGGCATTGCCCCTCATCTTCGACGAAACGGCCCCGTCCGCGGCCTCGCGCCCTTCGGCAACCGTGCTGCCTCTCTGCCGCCTCCCGGAGGTGACCTGCCCGCGATGTCTCCCGGACGTAGTACTACAGGGCGCGATGCCAGAAGGGGCTTGGTTCGCCTATCGGCATGAATCCGGCTGTCTTGAGCACGCGTAGACCGTCGGGGCTCACTGGGCGGGCAATCAGGTCTTTGGTTCCGCTGCTAAGTAGGAACGACTCAAGAAAGCTCAACGCCCAAGCCCGTCCGGCGGGCGTCGTGCCGGCCACCCCTCCTAGGTAGACGCCCTGCGGTCGGTGCCAGGTGCGTGTCACGT
Coding sequences within it:
- a CDS encoding AIPR family protein yields the protein MALQVRQVEAFLQSVYVDGGLLDLSDLEGKSDEEREPRTLSRALAAQAVRIVTGWTPQEASLVVIDGMADQGIDAIAVVDGADPHVYLVQAKWSKTGKANCDRSAVMELLTGLRLIDDEDFAPFNPRGQQLAERAKNVMASGPVPVTQVIALMRAEEVTAGFRVAIENGETEFNRHGGVLGHRIILASEVWTSVREDIAPKPVELAADLFPWFAISTPYESYQGVVEAEQVSQWVTHGSSLFSLNIRNPLGRTPINNEIIDTLSREPAHFWYFNNGVTILCESAEKVQQSMRFPQSRPLSLTLRNASVVNGAQTVRSVAEAVAADEAAASAQVGVRIIVTGKAVDFAKQATQATNRQNRVEARDFIALDPIQAAILEEMRAELRLEYSVRRSELEPQPDTGCSVVEAACALACAHPDSQYAARIATTLDVLWERGSQGIYDALFRPQPGVYLLWNAVQVLRQVRRTLHELRPRYAGRGAALAEYGVYLLAHLVFRRLDADAIDEPDPNLEWAERSVHETKQLVRELLPIVAGVIDELYTERSQIRSVCSDVARCREITRRVLGGPGPDHLPDPNKYRRVPAQRKRRPNAVSVIIDKAVLAEGEALTLSPRNRFEVEALKGWLAADPKRARATWTPHRTKPIVWAADGLQYSPSGLISRMWELAQWEDRPMANQGTARWAISTGETLAELAWRALGELESSEESA